CGGCGCACTTGCCGCGCCAGTTCGATCCCGTTGCTGTCAGGCAGCTTGATATCCAGAAACAGCACGTCGGGCCTGAGACGGTCCAGGCGCGCGGCCAGATCCGCGCCTTCCCACGCGCTTTCGATGCGCATGCCGGGATTGCGGGTTTGTAGATGTTCGCGCAGACAATCGTGAAACTGCTGATTGTCGTCCACGATCAGGGCTTTCATTGTCTCGCTACCACTTTGTAGGCACATATCAACCTCTTGGAAGGCACCGCCGACGGATACTCGGAACCTTACGTGTCACAGATATGATACATACCCAAAAAAGCGCGGACATAGGGTCTTCACTGTAGATTGAGCTAGGGTTTCAACGCTTCGGGAAACCAAACCGTTTCCGCCTTGTCTGGACAGGCCACAGGCGCCGGCGTGGGTCACATCGTGCCGCCCCGTGAATCCAAATACTCGAGCAGGACATCCACATCCCGGTCGCTGAGGCGCAGGTTGGGCATGATCACCTGGTTGTACCGGGTAAATAATGTCTGGGCGATGGGATCCTTCTCGGCCAGCACCTGATCCGGTGTCTTCAGCCAGCGCACCAGCCAGTTGCGGTCGCGGTTGCGGGTCACTCCAGCCAGGTCCGGTCCCAAGGTATCGCCGGCGCCCACGGTGTGACAGACCTGGCAGCGCCGGCGGAACAGGTCCTCGCCGGGATCGATGGTAATCGTGTGGGGCGCCGCCGCATAACTGCCATCGGCGACCGCGGGACGGCTGAAGTTGAACAGCTCGTCCCCCAACACACGGGCCAGCACCTTGGGATTATCGAAGGTGGAACGCTGCTTCCATTGACCCGTGGCTTCATTGCCGACAATCAGGTTCATGGTATGGTCGCTGCGCCCCTCGCCCTCCTCGGCCAGACCCAGCTTTTGGCGCAGTTGGTTGATCTCGGCTTCCTTTCCCGTCAGGAACTGCCAGCCGGGCGCCACCTTGTAGCGCTTCGCGTACTCCTTGAGCCGCGCGGGCGTGTCATGCTTGGGATCGATGGTGATGGAGTACATGAATATGTCACGCCCCACCCGATCGCCCAAGGCCTCCTGGACCTGTCGCAGCTTGGCCGTCTCCAGGGGACAGGCGTCCTTACAGCCCGCATAGACGAAGTTGATCATGACCACCTTGCCCTTGAGCATATCGTCATAGAATCGGAGCTTCTTCCCGTCCTGGTTAATCAGCACGCTATTGGGGAAAAAGTTGGCCCCCCAGGGCGAGCCCCTCGGGGCCGCCGCGACAGGCTCGACAATGCCCGCCAGACAAAGTGTTGCTAGCAGCAGGATGGCCAGCCACACCTGCCGATTGCTTGAATTGGTTTCGTTCATGATCCACCTCTTTTCGCCCGAACTGCGGGCGAGGAGAAATCGCGAGGTATCGGGCCGCGGATGTCGCGGCTCCGTTTCGATTGAATGGGAAGGTGGCCGCCGCACCAAAGCGGCGGCCCCAGGTTACCGGCCGTTATTTCACGGCCGCGGATGCCACCCCGCCGTTGGCGGACCAGACGCAGACGCTCGTGGGTGTGACGTTCTTGGCCGATAACGACCAGGCTCCGGCGCTCGTGACTGCGCTGCTCCCCAAGATGGAGCCGGCACAGGCCGTCGCCGAGGCGTTCATCCCGCCGGAATAGACCATGACGCTTGGCGCGTAGGCGTTATTGAGCTTGCTCAGGCTGCCTGCCACGGACAAGGTCTTTTTGCTGATTGCCGCCTTGCTGATGGTCACTTTGTCAGTCGTCGGATTGGCGTTCACGGTCAAGCTGACCGTGGCTGGCGCCGAGGTGCCGCCGGAGTTGGTCGCTGTGTAGGTAAAGGAATCCGCGCCGGAGTAGCCTGCGGTCGGCGTATAGGTGATCTGGCCCGCGGCGGGGCTGTTGGCGGTCACCTTTCCATGGGCCGGAGCCGAGGCAATCGACAAGCTGCAGCCGGATCCACAGTTGCTGTCGTTGGCGACGACGTTGATTCCTATAACCGTATCCTGCTGGGTCGTGGCCGAGTCGGCGACGGTCACCGGAGCGGCCAGCGGCGGGGGCGGCGTGACACCTCCGGTCACATTCACGGTCACCGTAGCCACGTTGGACACTTTCGAGCCCGTGGTGGTGTCCTTGACGGTGTAGGTGAAGCTGTAGGTGCCGTTGTCCGTCCCCAGGTAGCTAACGGTGCCATTGCCGTTGTTGATCGCTTTTCCGTTGCCTGACACCGATCCGATGACCAGGGTAGCCGGGTCGCAGTTACCCACACAGGAGTCATTATCCAGCACCTGGATAATTGCCGGCACGCCAGCGGTCGCCGCCGCCGTGTCGTTTGCGGCAACAGGACCCGCCACCGAACCCAGGAACGTCGTTTGCTGGCCGGACTTGTAGGTCGGAACATCCGTCGTGTTGGTGTTCATGTAATTCACGCCATCCCAGGATGGGAAAGGCGACTGAATGGCCACCGTCTGGCCGGGATGCTGACTGTCCCAACGTAGCAGCATGGCGTTGTCCTCATGCTGGGTGTTGTGGCAGTGCTCCACGTAGGTTCCCTGGAATTCGCGCACGCGGATGGCGATATCGACGCTGTCGGTCGTATCGGCCATGGGTCCAATGCGGTACATGTCCTTGCGAGCACCTTTTTCCCACAGGGGCGGAGCCACGCCGCCGCGCTCCAGGATCTGGCCCTCCTCGAAGTGGATGTGCACGGGGTGACTCCAGCCCTGGCCGCCGTTGCGGATGTGCCAGATTTCCACGCTGTTGGCGCTGCCGTCCTTGCCCGTGCCATCCGGGGCCGCCGAAACACGGTCAAACAAGCCTTCGACGCTGGTAGCGTTATAAGACTGTCCTCCGTCGGTGCTGATGGTCCAGGGCTTGACATCGCCGCCGCGGTTGAAGGTGAAGGTACGTTCCTTGGCATTGGCCAGTTCCTGCTTGCTGAACCCCGGCAGCGGGATCATCGTCTTCTTACCCTCGACATAGTCCGCCGGGTTCATGCTGACGTCCTGAGCCCCAGCCTGCATGGCCTGCACCCTGAATTCCATGAAGGAACCAACCACCGGATCGCAACTGGCCGGGCAGCCGCTCTTGGAATACGCCCCGCTCAGCACCTGGGCAAGCGGAATCGCCTGCTTCGGACCCTTGCCGTCCTCGTGCTCCAGCAAGTTCACGAAATACAGCTTGCTGCCGACGGGTACCTGACTGAAGTCCACCACGATGTCATAGCGCTCGGCGATACCCTGCGACGGCAGGCCCTCGGGGGATTGCACATTGGGGAACGGCACCGCATGCTCGAGAATGTTGCCGTCGTTGGCGACCAGATGGAAAGGCACCTGATTGTAGGAGACGCCCGAACCGGATGGCCCCGGATACTTTCCGCCGGAACCTGAAACCTGCTGCACCAGGGCCAGCTTCCAGTAGCGCGAGACACTCCCGTTCAGGATGCGGAAGCGATACCGGCGCGCCCGCACGTCGAAATACGGCTTGTAGAGGAAATTGACCGTGGCCACATCGCCCAGGAAACCGTCGGTCTGGAAGGTGTTGAACCAGAGTTGCCCCTGAGAGTCGAAAGCCTTGTCCGCCACCACCAGATTGATGTCGTAATCGCGGTTGCCCCAATCCAGCGCCGTGCCGCTGGGCAAACGCAGGTTGATGCCGTCATTCAGCCCCTCGTTGCCGCGGTCGATGGCGCTGTAGTAATTCATCATCGCGGCATTGCCCTTGTAGACGTTCTGGGCGGTGTAATCGACCATGTGGTCGTGAAACCAGTGGGTGCTCATGGTCTCGTGCCAATTGCCCCGCACCTTCTTGACGCCGCCCCAGGTGGCACAATTGCCGGGACGCGGATCGAAACAGGCAGGGCTGCCCGCCTTGGAGTTCTTCTCCTGCAGAATGGGATCGCTGGAGTTGATGGGCACGCTGTCATGACCGGCGAGCACCATGGGCCAACGGTAGTCATAGAATTCGCCGGGGAAGAAATAGGCGCCGGCGTAACCATCGCTCTCGGCCGGGTTGTGGCCATTGTGCTCGTGGGTCGTAATGGTGTGCTTGCCGAATCCGTAGTTCGCCGAGTCGTCGATCGGCAATGCGTTGTAGTGGCGGAACAGTATTGTCCTGCCATAGGGCGCCATCAGCAGTTTTGGAGGCAAGGTGCCGTCGAAAGTCCAAAGTGCCTGCGGGTTTTGGATGGGCATCTTGGGATGGAAGCGGATTTCGATACCGGCGGTTGTGCCATCAAAGCCGGGGAGTCCGGTGGTGTTATGGTAGAGTCCGCCAGTACCAAACTCGCCGTACGTGTAACCGTGCGATTGCAGGTTATCGCGCAGGCCGCCGTTCTTGCGCGCCCCCGCCATCGCGGTCTGAAAATAGACCGCGCCGGCATCGGACGTCGGCGGGAAATCGCTCCAGCGCTGGTGCGCAAAGTCTTCGCCCCCTGGACGCCCTTCGAGAACGCCCGTCATCGGACGGCCGATGCAATCGCTGATCCGGGCGCTCCAAGGATTTGGAGAACTGGTATTGGCCAGGCGTTGGGTAGGCGGATATAAGGGTTCGCTGAGGAATTTATCCAGGTCGGCGGAATACGTGCTGGGATTCAGGGGGCCCTCGCACCCTCCCGGTTCCGGCAGGGAATGGGCGGATGCACTAGTCGGCAGCGGCTGCGGTCCAAACTCTTCGAACATCAGCATCTTCTGGGTGAACGGCGCGGCACCGAACAAGGGGCTGGACCCCGCGCCCGTAGGCACATCGAACTTGGCGTGGGCCGGAGCCGCCAGCCCGAGACCGATGACGGCGGCCACCGCGGCGGTCAGGACAGACCTGGAAATCCCCGATAGCGGCATGGCCATCGAAGCGGAATTGGAAACGCAACCGGAAACGGACTTCTTCGGCCGCCTCCGATGAATTGATCTCTTGCTTATGGCGTGCATAATGCCTCTCCCAATAGGATGGTTCGTACGATTCAAATGGAATTGGCTGACCTCGCGTGCCGGCAGCCGCCCCTTCAATTCCGTGTGCTGTTGTCACTGCGTTCTATGCCTGCCGGTGCTGCAACACCGAGGGCATACTTGGCCGTCAAGGCCGGGGGAGGCTCGTCGGCCTCCCCGCTTTCAAGCCGCTACTTCCTACGGCTGCTGTGGGTCGAGATTCAGGAAAGTTCCGATCGGCTTGCCAGTGACTGCCGCCAGGCCGCCCGCACCTACTGCCGGTAATGTGGTCTTTGCGTCACAGGCCACTGCCGGCGTACCGCAAGCCTTGACCTGAGCCGTGTTACCCACGGCGCCGTTGGGCAGCGGCAGTTCCGGGTGGTCGAACGGCGCCTTTTCCCAACGAACCCGCTCATCAGTCAACGAAAGCAGGAAATCCACGACCTGCTTTTTCGCTGCCGGATTCCCCGCCAGTCCGAAGATGAATCCGATGTCCGGGTCCAGGGTGGAAATGTTCGCCTCCGGGAAATCACCACCACGGGTGTAGAAGTCCACTACCTGGCGCAAGGTCGCCTGGCCGCCGTTGTGGAAATAAGGTCCAGTCAGCTCCACATTGCGCAGGGTTGGCACCTTGAATGAACCCTTGGTTGCCGAACGGATGGCGCTGGGACAGGTCGGGGGAAAGCCGGGCTGCGCGCAGGGCAGGAAGGGATTGAATACCGGCAGGTTCGGATCCGCGGACTGCAGGGACGGCAAATTGAAGTTGCCGCTGTTGAGCAACAAAGACCGGTCGGTGAAGGACAGCGGGTAACCATACGGGTCCGTGCCGCCGCGGCCCGGATCTTCATCAATGGGCCTGACGCCGATGTCGTAGTAACCGGCATCGTAGAAGGAACCCAACTGGTCGCCCATGGTCATCAGCTCAAGCAGCGCCTCGGGCAAGCTGGTGTCGAAATTGCTGAAGCCCAGGTGCATGACCGATGCGTTGGTGAAGGTGGACGTGCCATGGCAATTGATGCAACTGCCGCCGATACCGCCCTTGCTACCCTGCTCATTGTCGTCCAGGAAGATGTTGAGTCCCTGCTTTGCGCTCGCGCTCAAGGCGTTGTCATCGCAGCTCGGCAAGCCAGCGATGCAATCCTGGAAACGGTCGTAGGGGCTGTCGTCGGACACCAGGGTGGCTTCGTACAACTGGATCGCCAAGCCAAAGAACAGCGAGAAGTTGGCCTCCATCTGGGTATAGGTATCCGTGTCGAGGGTGACGGTCTTGCTGGAGTTCCAGTACTTGTCCTGGAATGCCGCCATGATCAGTGCCGAATAGGTTGTACGCAGTCCTGGCTTAAGCGAGACTTGCCCTTTTGAGATTGTCGAATTTGACAGCGAGCCAAATACGCTGTCTTGCGGATGCACTTTTTGACCACTCAGCGGCACCAGATTGCGCAGCTTGTTACCGGACTTTGCCATCAGTTTCCGGGCGATGGTGGAAAAGGTACGGCCGTGATAGGCCATTTCCACGTCGCTGCCGGGCGGCCCGACCGCCTGGGAGGCCAGGCTGGCCATGGGAATGCGCACCCGCACTTTGACTAGATTGCCGGTGGCCGGGTCTACCACGTAAACGCCGGCATCAGGGTCGGCGTCGCCAAAGGGGCTGGAGCCGTTGAAGATGTTGTTGGCGCGGCCGTCCCAGAAATTGGCGAAATTGAAGACCGCATTGATGGCCGAAGGCGCGTTTCGGCCCGTGACGCGGCGCACGTCAAGACCGCCGACGTTGTACACGTCGTCATAAATTGGTGTCCCCACTTCCCCCTTTTTCGCCAGCTTGACGAAATCGGTCTTGTGAACGCCCTGCGAGCCGACGATGTCGTTTGCATCGGACACCACTGAAAAATGGTCGTCAGGGTTGCTCACCTTATGCAGGGGGAACATATTGGCCGTAAGCAGCCCATTGGGACCCGTCAGTCTGAAGCCGGAATCACCGGGAACGGCGGCGCCCGGATTCAAGTTGTTTTTCTCCCGGTTGTCGGCGCCGGCGTGGAAATGACAGGAGGCACAGGCTTGCACGCCGTCGCTGCCCACCTTGACATCCCAGAACAGCGCCTTGCCCAGTACGATGGCGGCCTGCTTGCTCTTGACGAACTCAGTCAGATTCGGCGGCTCCGGCACTTCCACGGTTTTCAAGGACGGCGGCGCCGCCAGATTGGCCGCTTGCGCCGGGACTGCTAGCGCGGCCAGCGCGCCAACAGTCAGGAAAAGGCCCAGCCAGCCGGGAGCGCTTTGCCGGCTCAAAGGCCAGCCGACTCGCTTGGACTGGCATTCAGAATTCGAAGATTTCATCTTTAAACCTCTTTCACTTCAGTCGCCCCTTGGGCAGACACCGTTGAAAATGGAACTGGATAGGCGGGCCGGATTCGATCCCGCCTATCGGCACCGTCGTCTACTGGCAGAGCAAGGTCCCATTGCCGCTTTGCACATTGCAGTTAAGCGTGAGGGAACCGCCGGAGGTGGACGTAATCTTTAAGCTACGGGGCTGTGCAGCACCCTTGATGGCCCACGTGGAAACCTGTGGTGCTGTTGTTGTCTTGGCTCCTGTACCCCAATTTGTGCTGCTCCCATCCAGAGCGATTTCCGTCAGTGTCAGCAATGCCGTGGAATCGCTGGTGGTAGCCGTCACGCTCAGCTTGCCAAAGGAGCCGCGCTTGCTGCTGGTGGTCAGCGTCCAACTTGCGCCACCCGCGGGAATGCTGAGGATGTCGCCGGCCGGAATGATGGTGACCGTTATCGAATCCGTGCTGGTGCCGAATTGATCCGTGGCTGTCAAGGTGAAGTGGTAGGTGCCCGGGACGGCAGCATAGAAGCTGGGCGTCAGCGTCGACGTGTTCAGCAGTGTCACCTTGGTGGAGTCTGTCGAATCTTGCGACCACAACTGAGTGCGCGGCCAAGCAACATCATTGCTGTCCCAGCTCACATTGCCCGTCAGTTTCACTGTAGTCAGGGCCGTCGCGGTGAGATCAGCGCCAGCATTGACGACCGGCAAAGCACCGGTAGCGCTGCAATTGACCTTGGTTGGAGCTGGATTACCCGGCCACGGATCCAACTGAGCCAGCACCGCCGTACCGCTGCCAAAACCACCCACCGGCCCCGAACCCTGCGCTAAAAATCCCAAATCCTGGAAGTTGAAGGGCACAAAGGGGTCGCCGAAGCTGTGGTTCTCCGGAAACACAAACTCGAAGTTGGGCAGCAGGAACTGGCCGGCGGTGATGCCGTTGGCAGCCTTGATGCCCAGATCTCCGCCGGTTTGGCTTTTCATCACGTAATTGCGGGTCGGCGGCATGAAGGTGCCGCCCAGCACACGATAGACAAAGCGGCCCTTGACGGGCTGTGTAGACGGGTCGGTCGCCGCCAGCCAGCGGAGTTTGCCCTCGCCTGTGCAAGCGTTGACGTCCTGGGCATAGATGTCGATCAACCGGGTCGGGTCCGTGGTCGTGCCGACTACTGTCAGGCGTGTGGAAGCCTCCTGCAACAGGCCTTGTACGCCGGCGCCGCCGGTCCCGATAAGGATTTCCTCGACTGTCACATAGGCCGGCGGCACGCCCGGCGCGGTGAAGATGCCCAGGTTGTCCGAGAGCGTATGCGCGGAGATATAGAGATTGGCCGGCGTGTTGGCGCCGTTGGGGTCGATCTTGAAGAGCGTACCGGCATAGTCCACCTGATCGCCCACCATCATCGGCACCTGTTTGTAAGCGTCCGGCACGGCGGTATTGTTACCGTAGGCATCCAGCACCGGCGCGGGCATGGTGAAGCCGCGCAGGGGCGCATTGGAGGCCAGGAACGGGTCGGTGCCGAAGCTGGAGCCGTTCAACGGACGGTTGGTTAGCGGGCACTCCGTGTCCACCATAGGCGGCGCGACGCGCGGTATGCAGACCGGGATACCGGTCGCGGCGGACACCGTTGAGTTCTCGTAGTCGCCGCTGAAGCGCGGATCTGGGCTGTGCACCAGGCCCCAGCGCCCCACCGGGTCGTTGACCTGGACCAGCGCCCCGCTGCACTTAGAAGACAGGATTCCCGAATTCGTGCAGTTCGAATCATTGAGCGTGCCGCCGATGCGGAGCGCGCCGATTTTGTAATCGATGTAATTGATGGTGCCGGACCCGGCATTGAGGCCCTGCTGGGTGACTGGTGAGATCAGGCCGACGATGTATCGTCCATTGACCACATTACCCTGGGCCCTGACCTCGAAGGACGGAAACGGTGCCGGCGCATCGGCCAGGGCAAGACCACTTTTTTCGTCCGGGTAAACCGGGTTGGCGGGAACGGGCGTGGTGACGCCAGGGGAACCAATGTAGCTGCCAACCGGCCGCGAATTTTCGGGATCGAAGAGGTCGGCCCAGGTCATGGTTGCCGCCGGCAATTGCAACAGCGTATTGCAAGGCACGATCAGCTTGTGTCCATTGACCGTCAGGGTGCCGCCCCGAAGACGCGGATCCGTTGCCTGACAGATCGTTCCAGCCGTATCCAAGCTGGCCTCCTGGATGAAGCCCAGAATGTCAAATTGGGGCGTCGGCGCATCCTGGGCCTGCACACCCGTCGCCCCGAGCAGTCCCGCACCGAGGAGCAGCCTCGTCAGCCCAGTCATCGATTTCATGTTTTTCACCTTTAGCGAAATGTCGTAGTGCCAAAATCAACCGGCTTCGCGGCCCCGGGGCGGAACCGCTGGGATCGGAAGGCGCCGCCGCTGCGATCGTCGCGTCGCGTTTTCGAACCGGATTGAACCTTTTGCTTACAAGCAGGAACTCAGTCAATGAGAGCCAGAATGAACGCTCCAGAACCTGACAAGGAGCTGTCGTGCGATGCCGGCTGTCTCATACGCTTGTTAAGGTACAGGCAGCCGTGTCTCTATCGGATCGGGTAAGGAATGTAATTACTCTAGGGAAATACTGTAGTCACGCCCCCTTTTTCACGGTACCCTAGGCTAGGGTTTCGTAGTGCGTTACGACGGTGGGAAGGCCACTAAACGTGCACAACTTCCTTGTCGTCGTGGCGAAGGGGCGGTTTGCGGTAGAGTCCCAGAGAAAGCCGCAATATCATGTGGCGCCCTACTCCCTGAAGATGCGTGTGAGTACGCTAGGCATGAGCCAGAATTCGGGATTAAGGTCCAAAACCAGATGCAAGTGCCGTAAGGTTGGCGCTCGTGTCGTTCCAGGCGCCACCGCCTAGTAGCAAGTGCCCGCGCTGAAAGTGGACCGACTTTCGCACTACGGCGTTGTATAAAACGAAAAACTAAGAATGAGCATGGGCCGAAAGTTGTCCATGGGCACCGTGCCAAGGTCGCCCGTGTCGACTTGACCCCAAGTACACTGCGCCACGCCACCGATCCGGCGCTTCCACTCTACCAAGAGAGAAGGCAAAAAATGAGTAACCAAAACCCGATTCTGGTTACGGGGTCCCATCGCTCCGGAACGACATGGGTAGGTCGAATGCTGGCCAGTTCTCCCAAAACCGTTTATTTCCACGAACCCTTCAATCTCTACCACGATCCAGGAACTTGCAAGGCACGCTTCGAAAACTGGTTTACCTATGTATGCCGGGAAAACGAGCATGAGTATGCCGACGGCATAAGAGATACCATCAACTTTCGGTATAACCTGACCGGAAAACTCAAGGCGGCCAAGCATCGCAGGCATGTCATTGGCAAGGAACTGAAAACCTATACCCGATATAAATGGTACGGGCTTTCTGGCAAAAGAGCTTTACTCAAAGATCCGATCGCACTATTCTCCGCGGAGTGGTTGTCCTCCCGTTTCAAGACCCGAAACGTAGTCCTCATTCGGCACCCGGCAGCATTCGCCGGCAGCCTCAAGGAGAAGAACTGGACGCATCCGTTTGAACATTTCCTCAATCAACCGCTATTGATTAAGCATCACCTGCATCCGTTCGAGAAGAAAATAAGGGAATTTGCCAACGAAGAGAAGGACATCATCGACCAGGCCGCTCTCTTGTGGAACTTGATTCACTATATGATATTGAAGTTCAAAGAAAAGCATCCCGATTGGATTTATCTGCGTCACGAAGACCTTTCCCGCGATCCGGTCAACCAGTTCCGCGAACTGTTCGAGAGCTTGAATCTCCCTTTCTCCCAGAGTGCCGCGGATACCATCAACTCACATTCCTTCACCCCATCCACACCAGATACGCAGGGAACACAAGACGAACTGAAAAGGGATAGTCTTGCGAATATCCAAGCCTGGAAAACAAGGTTAACACCGCCGGAAATAGACCGTTTGTACTCTAAGGTCCATGAGATATCCAAAGCCTTCTATACAGACGATACGTGGTTATAGGTGGTCCCAAGGACCCGGATTCAAATACTGGTCGAGCACCGGCCGGCTTATGTTGGCAATTGGACAATCTGCACCGAGATGAGGAAATCGCGGGGTAAATCAGCAGTTCTCTCATTCCGGAAGACAAGCCGCTTGACCAAACCAAAGCAGGCCCAGGTATTTTTGCCATCTAGGACCCATTGGCCGGGCCAGCTTCGGAACCGGTATTTCAGAATACGGATTTTCTCGTCCCGCCGTAGATTACGATGACTCAATGGTTGATGCGCCGCGCGGTGCTGCTGCCCGGCTCCGCGACGGAGCCTTCGCTCAAAGCGGTGGGAACGGATGCGCTCGGTTCCCGCTCGGCGGCGTTGCGCTTGGCAGTGGCACCTCCTTCGACAACCGCGTGGCTTTCGACATTAATTAATTGACGGGCCGCCACCACCGACGCGAGCAGTGCCGCAATCTTGTCGTCATCCAATTCGTCCTTGGGGATGAAGCTAGAGGCTCCCGCGGCTAAGGCGGCGAGGCGATAATCCTCATCGCTGTAACTTGTCAGGATCACGACGGGCAATTCCGGATAGGTCTGGTGGATGGACCGCGTCAATTGCAGCCCATTGACACCCGGCAGTTTGATATCCATAAAGACAATATGCGGAACGAATTCTTCGATCAGCGCCATGAGGTTGGAGCCTTCTCCGGTCGTTGCAATTATGATGTCGGGATACTGCTCGACCAGTAGCGAACACAACAGTTCGCGGTAAAGGTAACTGTCCTCGACAACCAGGGCTTTCAGCATGACGCTGCTCCAGAGGGGAATCATGGCCAATACGTCCTGTTTGGTCAATTTAATGAAAAGGGTGAGAGGCGAACAAACCGAATGTCACTGATTGACATTGAATACATAAGGTGCGTGCCTAAAATTAAGTTTCAAAATTGCGTGAAATAGTTCAACGTAATAAAAAAACTTTCATCGGACGAACCCCATGCACCGCATCTGCATAGCCGAGGACCACACCATCCTTAGGGCTGGTTTGAAAGCCCTGCTCGACTCGGAACCTGGAATTGAAGTCGTCGGTGAGGCGCGCGACGGCATTGAGTTACTGGACGTCTTGCACCGATGCCGGCCAGATATGGTCCTGCTCGACCTCTCCATGCCGCGCCTGCGTGGACTGGAGGCTATACGCGAAGTGCGTCAGCGCTTTCCCGGCACCAAAATTCTCGTGCTGACAATGCACGACAGCGAGGATTACATCTTTGCCGCCTTGAACAACGGCGCGCAGGGTTATGCGTTAAAGGACGCCACACCCAACGAACTGGTTTTGGCAATCCAGTCGGTGCTAGCCGGCAAGATCTACCTGTCCCCGGAGATATCGGGAAAAGTGCTCAACGGGTATCTGGAGGGGAAGAAGGGCGGGGCAACGGGCTCGTCCTTCGACAGCCTGACCCACCGGGAGCGGGAAATTCTCAAGCTGATTGCCGAACAGAGGAAGAACAAGGAGATCGCAGAGTTTCTGCACATGAGCGTCAAAACCGTGGAGACGCACCGCAGCAATTTGATGAAGAAACTCGACCTGCACAGCGCCGGTGCTTTGACGGCCTACGCCCTGGAGAAGGGCTTGATCGTCAAATGAACCAGCTTGATCCAGCCTGTCCGGTTAAAGGCAGGCCGACGGGGAGTCCTTTGCCGCGAGCAGCCAGCTTGCCTCGATACGGCTTCCTTTGCCGAGCACCGATTCGATGACCAGGCAGCCGCCGGAAAGCTTAACCCGTTCGCGCATACCGATGAGCCCGAAGCCACTCTCTCCGGGTTCCCCCCGCAATACCGATTCCACGGCAAATCCGGTGCCATTGTCGCTGATCATCAGGACCAAACGATCATCCCGTTTCTTGAGTTCCAGCTCCACACGCTTCGAACCGGAGTACTTCGCGGCGTTGCTAAGCGCCTCCTGCACCACCCGGAAGATATCGATCTTGATCGAATCGGGAATCTCGCTCTCGCAGATTTCAAACGACTTCGCAATCTCGATGGCGGAGTAGACGTTGCCATAGCGGCGGCAGAACCAGTTGATGGCGGCCAGCAGGCCAAGATCATCCAGGATCGGAGGCCGCAAGTCGGCGGAAATGCGGCGTACCTCGTCGATGGCCTCCTGCAACAAGGAAACCACACTGGCGCAGACAGGCACATGTCCATTGCGCTCCTCCTGCTGAAAGCAGCTCGCCTGAGGCGCCTTCTGCAACCCGAACTTGAGCGCGTGCAAGTATTGCCCGACGCTGTCGTGGAGATCCGATGCCACGCGCTTGCGCTCTTTCTCGAGGGAAGCCAGCAACTGCTCCGACAAGGCCTGGAGTTGAGTGGCGGATAGCGAGAGTTCGGCCTGCAGGCGCCTTTCTTCCGTCACGTCCACGGCATTGCCCAAAATTGCCGGCCGCCCCTGGTAAACGATCGGGAGACAGCTGTTCTTGAAGCTGATGATCTCGCCTGTCTTTGCCACGGCCCGCAAGACAGCTCCCGCCCCGGC
The genomic region above belongs to Methyloterricola oryzae and contains:
- a CDS encoding response regulator translates to MHRICIAEDHTILRAGLKALLDSEPGIEVVGEARDGIELLDVLHRCRPDMVLLDLSMPRLRGLEAIREVRQRFPGTKILVLTMHDSEDYIFAALNNGAQGYALKDATPNELVLAIQSVLAGKIYLSPEISGKVLNGYLEGKKGGATGSSFDSLTHREREILKLIAEQRKNKEIAEFLHMSVKTVETHRSNLMKKLDLHSAGALTAYALEKGLIVK
- a CDS encoding sulfotransferase: MSNQNPILVTGSHRSGTTWVGRMLASSPKTVYFHEPFNLYHDPGTCKARFENWFTYVCRENEHEYADGIRDTINFRYNLTGKLKAAKHRRHVIGKELKTYTRYKWYGLSGKRALLKDPIALFSAEWLSSRFKTRNVVLIRHPAAFAGSLKEKNWTHPFEHFLNQPLLIKHHLHPFEKKIREFANEEKDIIDQAALLWNLIHYMILKFKEKHPDWIYLRHEDLSRDPVNQFRELFESLNLPFSQSAADTINSHSFTPSTPDTQGTQDELKRDSLANIQAWKTRLTPPEIDRLYSKVHEISKAFYTDDTWL
- a CDS encoding PKD domain-containing protein, with translation MKSMTGLTRLLLGAGLLGATGVQAQDAPTPQFDILGFIQEASLDTAGTICQATDPRLRGGTLTVNGHKLIVPCNTLLQLPAATMTWADLFDPENSRPVGSYIGSPGVTTPVPANPVYPDEKSGLALADAPAPFPSFEVRAQGNVVNGRYIVGLISPVTQQGLNAGSGTINYIDYKIGALRIGGTLNDSNCTNSGILSSKCSGALVQVNDPVGRWGLVHSPDPRFSGDYENSTVSAATGIPVCIPRVAPPMVDTECPLTNRPLNGSSFGTDPFLASNAPLRGFTMPAPVLDAYGNNTAVPDAYKQVPMMVGDQVDYAGTLFKIDPNGANTPANLYISAHTLSDNLGIFTAPGVPPAYVTVEEILIGTGGAGVQGLLQEASTRLTVVGTTTDPTRLIDIYAQDVNACTGEGKLRWLAATDPSTQPVKGRFVYRVLGGTFMPPTRNYVMKSQTGGDLGIKAANGITAGQFLLPNFEFVFPENHSFGDPFVPFNFQDLGFLAQGSGPVGGFGSGTAVLAQLDPWPGNPAPTKVNCSATGALPVVNAGADLTATALTTVKLTGNVSWDSNDVAWPRTQLWSQDSTDSTKVTLLNTSTLTPSFYAAVPGTYHFTLTATDQFGTSTDSITVTIIPAGDILSIPAGGASWTLTTSSKRGSFGKLSVTATTSDSTALLTLTEIALDGSSTNWGTGAKTTTAPQVSTWAIKGAAQPRSLKITSTSGGSLTLNCNVQSGNGTLLCQ
- a CDS encoding response regulator transcription factor, with protein sequence MLKALVVEDSYLYRELLCSLLVEQYPDIIIATTGEGSNLMALIEEFVPHIVFMDIKLPGVNGLQLTRSIHQTYPELPVVILTSYSDEDYRLAALAAGASSFIPKDELDDDKIAALLASVVAARQLINVESHAVVEGGATAKRNAAEREPSASVPTALSEGSVAEPGSSTARRINH